From Aegilops tauschii subsp. strangulata cultivar AL8/78 chromosome 5, Aet v6.0, whole genome shotgun sequence:
CAGCATCATCAGGCCGGTGGTGGAGTGGAGGGGTCAGGGGAGGCAGCAGAAAGACTCTGAGGATGAACTCACAACGCTCTTGGTGAGCGAACTcacagaggaagaagatgaactcTCAAGGAGTCAaggacacgagtctccctctttGGCTCAGCTCTCCTcttcctgctgctgctgctgctgctgtacaACTATATGCTACTCCTTGAATTACAGAAGCTTGAGGGAAGGAACAGTAGCGAGGTGGCGTGACTCATTGCACGCGGCACTGCACTGCACTGCTACTCCACGGTACGGTACAAATGACTTGCAGCTCGTACTGATCGACCTTGGCTGCCTGGCAGTAGGAGTGGCGTGTGAACTGTCAACTGCAGCAGCGAGCAATTCATTTTATTTCACCTTTACAGAACCAGCAGCACTACAGGATCGTTCTTTCTTCTTTTTCAATGGAGGTCAAACATCGCCCATGGAATGGCAACGGAGAGGACACCTTGCCTTGCCTTCCTCGCATTTAAACGTCACCCACTTCCGATTCCCGAGAATCCATGGCGCTGCAGTCAGCTGCCATTGGGCTGTTTGGTCGCCACCATGAGAAAAGATTGCCTGCCAGGAGCAAGCCGGACACTAGCCTGAACCTTGTTTGGCTAGCACCAAGAGCCCTTTCTCCGCTAGCCTGACCTGAGGCCCAGTACAATGCACGATCTCATCTTAACCGCATCTGTTCGTTTGGGCCTGATTAACGGAGAGACTGCAAGGCCCAACGCGCGACATCATCCTCATTTTCTGTTTGTTTCACGTCCTGCCGGTCCTATTTTCGGCTCAAATTTGCGCCGGCTTTGTGTCCATACGGACGACGAACAGATGTCCACGCGCTCTCTCTGCGTCCGCCTCAGGCCCACGTGGCAGCTTCCCACCTATCGCCCACCGTCCACATTTACAGCGCATGCGCGGGGCGGCCCCACCTGGCAGCCACCCCGACCGAGCGGTCGTCGTCCTTCTTAATGTGGAAGTCATGGACCGGTGGGAGTCCACACTTCAACTTCCCCACTTCGGCGACGCGTGCCTCCTCGTAGCCTGACAACCAAGCCATGGCCCGCCGCTCCTCCATCTCCCCGCTGACGACAATGGTGGGTCGTTGGTTCTCCAGCCGCAAGACGAGGCACAACCACGAGGCCGGGTCGTCGTCCGGCCGCTGTCGCCGCTCCACTACTccgcctccacctccacctccgcctccaccaCGCGCCTTCCACATCTCGCCGGACGGCGCCCTGCCTCGCCAGCGGCCGTACGTCAAGGCCGATGTCTACCAGAGGTACTGGGAGACGGGCACGCCGCTGCCGTGGAGCGACGCGCACCTCCCCAACAACTGGCACCTCTCCATGGATCGGGTTCCCATCCTGCCGGTCGCGGTGAGCGGTCGCGCCCGCCGGAAGGAGATCAACCGTCGCCGCGCCCGCCTGCCGCCGGACCTCGTCAACGATTGGAGGTACGCCCTCGACTTGCCGCTCTAGGATAGGTGGTTCCTCGGCGAGCACGACATCCGGTGGTAGTCGTTCTTTGCAGGTTGTCCACCGAGCTCGCGGCAAGCGCGCTATGACAGTTTGGGGTGCGGTCGGTCCATTGGGCGCGCCGATGGCTGCACCAACCGCAAGCTGACGACCATATCCGTTTTCCTACCCCAATTGAACGAAAGCTGGACGAAACAGACATCCattttggggtcgtgcgttggagttggcctgaGCGTACAGGCATGCGATTAGCCCGAGTCAGGCGAGCAAAATAGGAGGCCTGATTCAGGCACGTATTTCCTCCGGtttttttagtctgcatataaattttgatcaaagtcaaagtatctctactttgaccaaatttatagaaaaaaaTATTAACATTCACAATGCCAAATTAATACTGTTAGGTTCGTTATGAAATGTTGTTTCATGAAatatatatttggtattgtagatgttaatattttatatatatatatatatatatatatatatatatatatatatatatatatatatatatatatttgattAGATTTTGTAAAGTTTGACTTGTCACAAATCTAATACACGAAGTAAAAATGACTAGAGGAGTACATGCAAACACAGTTTAATATTTTACGGAAAtgttaacgcccacacgtgtggcacgaaGCAACATGGTCCAAATGCCTCCAGTACCATTCATTTTGCCACATCAAAACAGATGACATCAGCGAGAATCTTTTTGGTTTCCGGCTTAAAAATATTTTATGTCCTAATTAAAATTTTCaattaaaaatccgttttcaccattaaatccatctcgacgagatcttcaagactagatctcatgttgatatgtttcgaaGAATATTTTTttttgccatgatgtttacaccgTAGTTGCCATCCGGCAATTTTAGTTTATAGAGCATGGCAATTTTAGTATTTTGACCATGGCAATTCCAGTACTTTGACCACAAAAATTATTTTgtgtatgaaccatggcaattttaaatGCATGTATTATGGAAATTTTTGTTTATGGTtcatggcaagtctagtttcttaattccccATTTTATAATATGTTAAAATTACTTTTAAATATAGAATaaaatagctgaaacatatcTTCAGTGTAAACACCATGGCATGTATAACACCACGACGCAGCACTGCACTGCTACTCCACGGTACAAATGACTTGCAGCTTGTACTGATCGATCTTGGCCTACCTGGAAGTGGACCGAGATCAGGTGACTTTCCTCTTGGCAGTCACCGTGTAACATGCGGGCTCGCATCTGCCATGCATTCATGATCGGAGGGACACCAGCGACCGAAGGCCAAAGCTGCCCACTTAGCAATGCACGGGTTGACCATGGTGGAAAAACAATTGACTTTGCGTTTTCTTATTTCCTATCAGTATTAAATTGACGCGGAAGAATGGTGCATAATTAGTCTTATCTCATGTATGTTTCTGCACATGACTACTACCTCCGATCCTGGTTTATTAGTCCTCTTTGaaatttgtgtcaaattttgatcagtatttaactaacaaaatgttcatgcatattaataaaaattatatcattggattcatatttgaataTAATTTTCATGATATAAATTTTTGTTACAAAcatgaacattttgttagttaaatttatgatcaaaatttagCATAAAATACAATGGGATCAGTAAACCTAAACGGAGATAGTAATATTTTTCTTTAGGGAACCCTTGACTAATATTTTTCGGGAACGCCTGACTGATATTTGACAACGTTGCGGGGCATCATAGAATGTGATTCATCAAAGTGATATATATTCTCTCCGTttcaaaatataagtctttttaaagaTTTTCATATAGACtatatacgaagcaaaatgaCTGAATctcactctaaaatatgtctacatacatatGTATGTAGTTCGTATTAAAtctctaagagcatctacagccgccgtctcccatgccctactctttCTCGTCGGAGCCCGGTGCCGGTGGACGTCAGATCGATGATGGATCCGTACTGGAACGAGCCGGCGACATCCACCACGACGCGGTTGCGGTGCCCGGACTGGTGCACCGTACGGGGCGCCCGAGAATATGACTCCGCCTCGCCGACGTCCACCGCGGCGAGCGCTGCCGCCGTGTCCCGCGCTCGCTGCCGCACACGGCGGTCACGGAGCGCCATCTTTGCGTCGGACGACGCCCACGGTGCGTCCATGGTCTCGGCGCACCAACGAAGGGTTGCGCGCCCACCACCGCGTTCGGATGCCAGACGGACTACTCCGCTCCGGTGAGGCAGCGACGTTGGCCCTACCAAAATCCGCCCCCACGGATGGTCTCCTAAGTCTGCTCCTCGTCCCGCTGGAACGCCGGGCCATATTTGCCTCGGACACCGCCCAAGCATTGATCTCCGCTCCGTCGCGGCAACGAAGCGATTGCGCATCCACCATGATGTTCTGATGTCAGATGGACCGCACTGCCTCCGCCGGACCCATGCGCCATTTAAACGGACACAATGAATTCCTAGCGGATGGAGTCCAGCCGCTGCCGTCAAGCGGACTCATTGCAGGGACGGTAGAGCCCAAGACGCTCTAAGTAGCGCATGCTTATCCGTTCCATCTCAATGTTAATTTCAGGACATTTCGAAACTTCATTATTGACTAACACAATGTTGCAAAACTATCTAGTTTTCGGCCGACAAGCAATGAAATTATTATGTGAGTCGTCCATTGAGATATATATGATTTATTACTATGTAAGAAGAACAATTTTCAGACTATTAATTTTATTTAAAAATataaaatgaaaaatgaaaaatGGAACATAAACAGGTCTGCATAAAATAAATCCGGACAGATCAATTTACGTATTTATTTCATTCCAGTATATTTTATCACGTACAACAAAAGTTTTCTCATGAAAAGTCTGTATCGCTTTTCCACCATGGTCAACCAGTGCGTTGCTAACTGCGCAGGCCTTCCccgtcaaaaaaaaaaaaacgtgGGCAGGCCTTCGGTCGCTTGGTGTCCCTCCGATCATGAATGCATGGCAGACGTGAGCCCGCATGTT
This genomic window contains:
- the LOC141023112 gene encoding uncharacterized protein, with amino-acid sequence MARRSSISPLTTMVGRWFSSRKTRHNHEAGSSSGRCRRSTTPPPPPPPPPPRAFHISPDGALPRQRPYVKADVYQRYWETGTPLPWSDAHLPNNWHLSMDRVPILPVAVSGRARRKEINRRRARLPPDLVNDWRYALDLPL